A single window of Streptomyces sp. NBC_00464 DNA harbors:
- a CDS encoding ThuA domain-containing protein, with product MQRTPHHRSRSRRGPAAAVAAAALTASLLGGNAASARPDPGTPGSMATTLSLPSPPGGANVKVLVFHASATEESPTVDAGIAAIEKIGLTGPEAGRFRTVASDDPAVFTNGKQLGKYNAVVFLTGGGDVLDPEQEAGLEAYMEAGGGFLGIHDAARTEPYSDWFTGLVGARPAAGGPTSVQRATVEIGDRQHPATKNLPLEWKRPDKWLNWKDNPSGDVHTVARVREITYKPGTSANGWDHPVSWCRDYDGGRSFYTAMGGTVDSFAEADFRDHLRGALDWTTRISQADCKATITSNYKAERVTQPNQPGKNDQIGEPHGLVTAPDGRVLYIGRGGADSSVPVVTDWTDPNVGKGLGQIHVYDPKTKKVTLAGELTIFGNKGGGDELVKVEEGLLGIELDPDFEKNGWVYLHYTPHDKIDRDKQMAVRQVSRFTLDLATNKLDLSSEKVLLHWPVQIHSCCHAGGGMAWDSKGNLYIAAGDNNSSGFSDGYSGNNPQPNYKGVSFADARRTAGNTNNLNGKILRIHPEDDGTYTLPEGNLFTGKETDEGGGKTRGEIYVMGVRNPARISVDKSTDTLYAGWVGPDAGAPSTTWGPAKYDTFAAITKAGNHGWPYCMGNKQPYRDRNLPDPSKPLGWYDCDHPKNESPNNDGLVNLPPITSNTIWYSPQGGGVDYPRDENGIPSYKVEDQKELLPWLKGGGQATMNGPVYRYDAASTSADKWPSYWDGKWFVGDFYDDTQPRHAVLTDPRTVGKGGLPTHAESLKEIIPVGADGIRNLMDWKFAPDGSLYVLDYGRGFFTSDSKSALWRVTYKGGAPTPAVKDLARKAAVQ from the coding sequence ATGCAGCGCACACCACATCACAGGTCCAGATCGCGACGCGGGCCTGCGGCGGCCGTTGCGGCCGCCGCACTGACCGCATCCCTGCTCGGCGGCAATGCCGCCAGTGCCAGGCCGGACCCCGGGACACCGGGATCCATGGCGACAACGTTGTCCCTGCCGTCGCCACCGGGCGGCGCCAACGTCAAGGTGCTCGTCTTCCATGCCTCCGCCACCGAGGAGTCCCCGACCGTCGACGCCGGTATCGCGGCGATCGAGAAGATCGGGCTCACCGGACCGGAGGCGGGCCGGTTCAGGACCGTGGCGTCCGACGACCCGGCCGTCTTCACCAACGGCAAGCAGCTCGGCAAGTACAACGCCGTCGTCTTCCTGACGGGTGGCGGCGATGTCCTCGATCCGGAGCAGGAGGCCGGTCTGGAGGCGTACATGGAGGCCGGCGGCGGCTTCCTCGGCATCCATGACGCGGCGCGCACCGAGCCGTACTCGGACTGGTTCACCGGTCTGGTCGGCGCGCGTCCCGCGGCCGGCGGCCCCACCTCCGTACAGCGTGCGACGGTGGAGATCGGCGACCGGCAGCACCCGGCGACGAAGAACCTGCCGCTGGAGTGGAAGCGCCCGGACAAGTGGCTGAACTGGAAGGACAATCCGTCCGGCGACGTGCACACCGTGGCGCGGGTCCGGGAGATCACGTACAAGCCGGGGACGAGCGCCAACGGCTGGGACCATCCGGTCTCGTGGTGCCGTGACTACGATGGCGGCCGGTCCTTCTACACCGCGATGGGCGGTACGGTCGACAGCTTCGCGGAGGCCGACTTCCGGGACCATCTGCGCGGCGCGCTCGACTGGACGACCCGGATCTCGCAGGCCGACTGCAAGGCGACGATCACCTCCAACTACAAGGCGGAGCGGGTCACTCAGCCCAACCAGCCCGGCAAGAACGACCAGATCGGCGAACCGCACGGACTGGTGACCGCCCCCGACGGGCGCGTCCTGTACATCGGCCGCGGCGGCGCGGACAGCAGCGTGCCGGTCGTCACCGACTGGACCGACCCGAACGTCGGCAAGGGCCTGGGCCAGATCCACGTCTACGACCCGAAGACGAAGAAGGTCACCCTCGCCGGTGAGCTGACGATCTTCGGCAACAAGGGCGGCGGCGACGAGCTGGTCAAGGTCGAGGAGGGTCTGCTCGGCATCGAGCTCGACCCCGACTTCGAGAAGAACGGGTGGGTGTATCTGCACTACACACCCCACGACAAGATCGACCGCGACAAGCAGATGGCGGTCCGTCAGGTCTCCCGTTTCACTCTCGACCTGGCGACGAACAAGCTGGACCTCTCCTCCGAGAAGGTGCTGTTGCACTGGCCGGTCCAGATCCACAGCTGCTGCCATGCCGGCGGCGGCATGGCCTGGGACTCCAAGGGCAACCTGTACATCGCGGCCGGTGACAACAACTCCTCCGGTTTCAGCGACGGTTACTCCGGCAACAACCCGCAGCCGAACTACAAGGGCGTCTCGTTCGCCGATGCCCGCCGCACCGCGGGCAACACGAACAACCTCAACGGGAAGATCCTGCGGATCCACCCCGAGGACGACGGCACCTACACCCTGCCCGAGGGCAACCTCTTCACCGGCAAGGAAACCGACGAGGGCGGCGGCAAGACCCGCGGCGAGATCTATGTGATGGGTGTGCGCAACCCGGCACGCATCTCCGTCGACAAGTCGACCGACACGCTGTACGCGGGCTGGGTCGGCCCCGACGCGGGCGCCCCGAGCACCACCTGGGGCCCGGCCAAGTACGACACGTTCGCCGCGATCACCAAGGCGGGCAACCACGGCTGGCCGTACTGCATGGGCAACAAGCAGCCCTACCGGGACCGCAATCTGCCCGATCCGAGCAAGCCGCTCGGCTGGTACGACTGCGACCACCCCAAGAACGAGTCGCCGAACAACGACGGTCTCGTGAACCTTCCGCCGATCACCTCCAACACCATCTGGTACTCGCCCCAGGGCGGTGGCGTGGACTACCCGCGCGACGAGAACGGCATCCCGAGCTACAAGGTGGAGGACCAGAAGGAGCTCCTGCCCTGGCTCAAGGGCGGCGGCCAGGCCACGATGAACGGCCCGGTCTACCGGTACGACGCGGCGAGCACCAGCGCCGACAAGTGGCCCTCCTACTGGGACGGCAAGTGGTTCGTCGGTGACTTCTACGACGACACCCAGCCGCGGCACGCCGTGCTCACCGATCCGAGGACGGTCGGCAAGGGAGGTCTGCCCACCCACGCCGAGTCGCTGAAGGAGATCATCCCGGTGGGCGCGGACGGCATCCGCAACCTGATGGACTGGAAGTTCGCCCCGGACGGTTCGCTGTACGTCCTGGACTACGGGCGCGGCTTCTTCACCTCCGACTCCAAGTCCGCGCTGTGGCGTGTGACGTACAAGGGCGGCGCACCGACCCCGGCCGTCAAGGACCTGGCCAGGAAGGCGGCAGTGCAGTGA
- the ligD gene encoding non-homologous end-joining DNA ligase, with translation MELDAGGRAVRLSNPDKIYFPEKGYTKRDVAEYFLAVGPGMLRALRNRPTTLQRFVDGVEGEFFYQKRAPRNLPEWIPTAEIAFPSGRSAHEICPTEVAAVLWAANLGTLTFHPWPVRGGDTDHPDELRIDLDPQPGTDYADAVRAALELRSVLDEHGLRGWPKTSGGRGIHVFVPIEARWTFTEVRRAAIAVGRELESRMPDRVTTAWWKEERGERIFVDYNQTARDRTIASAYSVRPRPHAPVSAPLRWEEIEDAEPRDFDIRTMPVRYAEQGDVHADMDQEAFRLDSLLELADRHESDGGPGDLPYPPEYPKMPGEPKRVQPSRARHDEDDDA, from the coding sequence GTGGAGCTGGACGCGGGCGGACGGGCCGTACGGCTCTCCAATCCGGACAAGATCTACTTCCCGGAGAAGGGCTACACCAAGCGGGACGTGGCGGAGTACTTCCTGGCCGTCGGCCCCGGAATGCTGCGCGCCCTGCGTAATCGGCCCACCACCCTCCAGCGGTTCGTGGACGGTGTCGAAGGTGAGTTCTTCTACCAGAAGCGAGCTCCCAGGAACCTTCCCGAATGGATCCCCACCGCCGAGATCGCCTTCCCGAGCGGCCGGTCCGCTCATGAGATCTGCCCCACCGAGGTGGCCGCCGTCCTCTGGGCCGCCAACCTCGGGACGCTCACCTTCCACCCCTGGCCCGTCCGCGGCGGCGACACCGACCACCCCGACGAGCTGCGCATCGACCTCGACCCGCAGCCCGGCACCGACTACGCCGACGCGGTCCGGGCGGCCCTCGAACTGCGCTCCGTCCTGGACGAGCACGGGCTGCGGGGCTGGCCCAAGACCTCCGGCGGACGCGGCATCCATGTCTTCGTCCCCATCGAGGCGCGCTGGACGTTCACCGAGGTCCGGCGCGCGGCCATCGCGGTGGGGCGCGAGCTGGAGAGCCGGATGCCCGACCGGGTGACGACCGCCTGGTGGAAGGAGGAGCGCGGCGAGCGCATCTTCGTCGACTACAACCAGACCGCCCGCGACCGGACGATCGCCTCCGCCTACTCCGTACGCCCCCGCCCGCATGCCCCGGTGTCGGCCCCGCTGCGCTGGGAGGAGATCGAGGACGCCGAACCGCGCGACTTCGACATCCGGACCATGCCGGTTCGCTACGCGGAACAGGGTGATGTGCACGCGGACATGGACCAGGAAGCATTCCGGCTCGACTCGCTGCTGGAGCTCGCCGACCGTCACGAAAGCGACGGCGGCCCCGGCGACCTGCCGTATCCGCCGGAGTACCCGAAGATGCCGGGCGAGCCGAAACGGGTGCAGCCGAGCCGCGCCCGCCACGACGAGGACGACGACGCATGA
- a CDS encoding OmpL47-type beta-barrel domain-containing protein: MRHRSIFFRRRSRPARLWLALVGSFLMVLGLTSTAAYGRTAASADAAADQVLTWTAGNPIDHYLSAPKTAVAGKATIVFENSEATGNTTGMPHTLTFSVSDPEFNNDVPLNLLANPGDDQGGKQTAEVTLTPGRYFYHCTMPGHEAMQGILTVTDGGGGEDTTAPETSAKVDGDKNADGAYIGQATVTLAATDEGSGVDTVEYAVGADGAWQPYTVPVVVNEVGAHTIRYRATDKAGNAAAEKTAEFTVAAPPTDDTTAPETSATVSGEKDDQGQYLGMATVTVTASDTGSGVNTIEYALGADGAWQAYAGPVMVHEVGAQKVRYRATDKAGNAAAEKAVEFTVVEPPTQDTTPPETSTKVEGDKNSDGAYLTSAKVTVTATDADSGVDKVEYSLDGGPYLAYTATVIVDRIGYHTVAHRATDKAGNTSEAKQTSFTIAQSGGVPAPNCPEFDERLTVIVGTVDTGVPNRITGNRCTINELIEDEKDWSSHALFLKHVDKVLDKLLAAGVIDAREHKKIYRAAKQSGIGKPGQDEGYRKLFDGTAASLAKWQQVGGGQFALNEADGSITSSTTVDGMGMLWFPERQYGDFSLKLQWRDDAPGTGNANGGVFVRFPNVHDNPEEPNPEWVAIKYGHEIQVNDRPDGDMYKTGSVYGFDRVGLAGAGVTPKGTWNDYEIRVVDQHYSIYRNGVLLNEFDNTGGQVFEPPRGDDPGTDGRRYASGYIGLQVHSTSDVISYRDIRIQEL, encoded by the coding sequence GTGAGACACCGTTCGATCTTCTTCCGAAGGCGGTCGCGGCCCGCGCGGCTGTGGCTCGCGCTGGTGGGGTCGTTCCTGATGGTGCTGGGGCTGACGTCGACGGCGGCGTACGGCCGTACGGCGGCGTCGGCGGACGCGGCGGCCGACCAGGTGCTGACCTGGACGGCGGGCAACCCCATCGACCACTACCTCTCCGCACCGAAGACGGCGGTGGCCGGCAAGGCGACCATCGTCTTCGAGAACAGTGAGGCGACCGGCAACACCACGGGGATGCCGCACACGCTGACCTTCAGCGTGTCGGACCCCGAGTTCAACAACGACGTCCCGCTGAACCTGCTGGCCAACCCGGGCGACGACCAGGGCGGCAAGCAGACGGCGGAGGTCACGCTCACCCCCGGCCGGTACTTCTACCACTGCACGATGCCGGGGCACGAGGCGATGCAGGGCATCCTGACCGTCACCGACGGGGGCGGCGGTGAGGACACCACCGCACCCGAGACCTCGGCGAAGGTCGACGGCGACAAGAACGCCGACGGCGCGTACATCGGTCAGGCCACGGTCACCCTCGCCGCCACCGACGAGGGCTCGGGCGTCGACACCGTCGAGTACGCGGTCGGGGCGGACGGTGCCTGGCAGCCGTACACCGTGCCGGTCGTCGTGAACGAGGTCGGCGCGCACACCATCCGGTACCGCGCCACCGACAAGGCGGGCAACGCGGCCGCCGAGAAGACGGCCGAGTTCACCGTAGCCGCACCACCGACGGACGACACGACGGCTCCCGAGACCTCGGCGACCGTGTCCGGGGAGAAGGACGACCAGGGGCAGTACCTGGGCATGGCGACGGTCACCGTCACCGCGTCCGACACCGGGTCCGGCGTCAACACCATCGAGTACGCGCTCGGGGCGGACGGCGCCTGGCAGGCGTACGCAGGTCCCGTGATGGTGCACGAGGTGGGGGCGCAGAAGGTCCGCTACCGCGCCACCGACAAGGCGGGCAACGCGGCGGCGGAGAAGGCGGTGGAGTTCACCGTCGTCGAGCCCCCCACGCAGGACACGACGCCGCCGGAGACGTCCACGAAGGTCGAGGGCGACAAGAACTCGGACGGCGCCTACCTCACCAGCGCCAAGGTGACGGTCACCGCGACCGACGCCGACAGCGGGGTGGACAAGGTCGAGTACTCCCTGGACGGCGGCCCGTACCTGGCCTACACGGCCACGGTCATCGTCGACCGGATCGGCTACCACACGGTCGCCCACCGGGCCACGGACAAGGCGGGCAACACCTCCGAGGCGAAGCAGACGTCGTTCACCATCGCGCAGAGCGGCGGCGTACCTGCGCCGAACTGCCCGGAGTTCGACGAACGCCTCACCGTCATCGTGGGCACCGTCGACACCGGGGTCCCCAACCGCATCACCGGCAACCGCTGCACGATCAACGAGCTGATCGAGGACGAGAAGGACTGGTCGTCGCACGCGCTGTTCCTCAAGCACGTCGACAAGGTCCTCGACAAGCTCCTGGCCGCCGGGGTGATCGACGCCCGCGAGCACAAGAAGATCTACCGGGCGGCCAAGCAGTCCGGCATCGGCAAGCCGGGCCAGGACGAGGGCTACCGCAAGCTCTTCGACGGCACGGCCGCCTCGCTCGCCAAGTGGCAGCAGGTGGGCGGCGGGCAGTTCGCGCTCAACGAGGCGGACGGCTCGATCACCAGCTCCACCACGGTGGACGGCATGGGCATGCTCTGGTTCCCGGAACGCCAGTACGGGGACTTCTCGCTGAAGCTCCAGTGGCGGGACGACGCCCCCGGCACGGGCAACGCCAACGGCGGTGTCTTCGTGCGCTTCCCCAATGTCCACGACAATCCGGAGGAGCCGAATCCGGAGTGGGTCGCCATCAAGTACGGCCATGAGATCCAGGTCAACGACCGGCCGGACGGCGACATGTACAAGACCGGTTCCGTCTACGGATTCGACCGGGTGGGTCTCGCGGGCGCCGGGGTCACCCCCAAGGGCACCTGGAACGACTACGAGATCCGGGTGGTGGACCAGCACTACTCGATCTACCGCAACGGTGTCCTGCTCAACGAGTTCGACAACACCGGCGGTCAGGTCTTCGAGCCGCCTCGGGGTGACGACCCGGGCACCGACGGCCGGCGGTACGCCTCCGGCTACATCGGGCTCCAGGTCCACAGCACCTCGGACGTGATCTCCTACCGGGACATCCGCATCCAGGAGCTGTAA
- a CDS encoding DEAD/DEAH box helicase: MTESGSTEGGAPTGRAARELLARADGLLGAARGVLADHARAVTAVRTALDPLLDSLVREDLSSIPVSRLKDVTEGRLRLGAVEQAGFTTVGQVYGASRYELRQIPGVGAQTADQTLAAAGQIAHAVRDTVALRIDVDTPDEATTTLVTALYRLVEAGPDVRRAVDGARRLADRLEPLLAAAGPARGRLRMVFSRRQVRERALEAVVSVRTAVADAVERELPLLFGQVSVDLLRDPESDVAAWVDFELRSAEYYSLLAEMSGTGPDRDAAEGFLPSGIADRVRGLRLDDARLRVSLRGYQSFGARFALAQKRVILGDEMGLGKTVQAIAALAHLAAHGETHFLVVCPASVLINWTREIRARSTLRALPVHGPERQAAFAEWCESGGVALTTFDALHTLPHTGDSGVRPGMLVVDEAHYVKNPDTRRSRAVSGWSEATEHVLFLTGTPMENRVEEFRSLVRHLQPELAPSVNTTHGVAGSQAFRRAVAPAYLRRNQQDVLTELPALVQVDEWEEFSEADQQAYHEAVAAGHFMRMRRAAYAHPATSAKLIRLRELVAEAEENDLKVVVFSYFREVLETVRQALGEGVFGPLSGSVPAARRQQLIDGFAAADGHAVLLSQIQAGGVGLNMQAASVVILCEPQIKPTMEHQAVARAHRMGQIRTVQVHRLLAADSVDQRMLDILARKERLFDAYARRSDVAETTPDAVDVSEGSLARRIVEEEQQRLAAVAEAAGQ; this comes from the coding sequence ATGACTGAGTCCGGTTCCACGGAGGGCGGGGCGCCCACCGGGCGTGCCGCCCGGGAGCTGCTGGCGCGGGCCGACGGGCTGCTCGGCGCCGCACGGGGGGTCCTCGCGGACCACGCCCGCGCCGTCACCGCCGTCCGCACCGCCCTGGACCCGCTCCTCGACTCCCTCGTACGCGAGGATCTGTCGTCCATCCCCGTGTCCCGGCTCAAGGACGTCACCGAGGGCCGGCTGCGCCTCGGCGCCGTCGAGCAGGCCGGCTTCACGACGGTGGGGCAGGTGTACGGCGCCAGCCGCTACGAGCTCCGCCAGATCCCCGGCGTCGGCGCGCAGACGGCCGACCAGACCCTGGCCGCGGCGGGCCAGATCGCGCATGCGGTGCGGGACACCGTCGCCCTGCGGATAGACGTGGACACCCCCGACGAAGCCACGACCACCCTGGTCACGGCGTTGTACCGGCTGGTCGAGGCCGGGCCGGACGTGCGCCGGGCCGTGGACGGCGCCCGCCGGCTGGCCGACCGCCTGGAGCCGCTGCTGGCTGCGGCCGGTCCGGCCCGGGGGCGGCTGCGGATGGTCTTCAGCCGTCGGCAGGTCCGGGAGCGGGCGCTGGAGGCCGTCGTCTCCGTGCGGACGGCCGTCGCCGACGCGGTGGAGCGTGAACTCCCGCTGCTCTTCGGCCAGGTGTCGGTCGATCTGCTGCGGGACCCGGAGTCCGACGTCGCGGCCTGGGTCGACTTCGAGCTGCGGTCCGCGGAGTACTACAGCCTGCTGGCGGAGATGTCCGGCACCGGTCCGGACCGGGATGCGGCCGAGGGCTTCCTGCCGTCCGGCATCGCCGACCGGGTCCGGGGACTGCGGCTCGACGACGCCCGGTTGCGGGTCTCGCTGCGCGGCTATCAGTCCTTCGGCGCGCGCTTCGCGCTCGCGCAGAAGCGGGTGATCCTCGGCGACGAGATGGGGCTCGGCAAGACCGTGCAGGCCATCGCCGCGCTGGCCCATCTCGCGGCGCACGGGGAGACGCACTTCCTGGTGGTGTGCCCGGCCAGTGTGCTGATCAACTGGACGCGGGAGATCCGCGCCCGTTCCACCCTGCGCGCCCTGCCGGTGCACGGGCCGGAGCGGCAGGCGGCGTTCGCCGAGTGGTGCGAGAGCGGCGGGGTCGCGCTGACCACCTTCGACGCCCTGCACACGCTTCCCCACACGGGCGACAGCGGTGTACGGCCCGGCATGCTCGTCGTCGACGAGGCCCACTACGTCAAGAATCCGGACACCCGTCGCTCCCGTGCGGTGTCCGGCTGGTCGGAAGCGACCGAGCACGTGCTCTTCCTGACCGGCACCCCGATGGAGAACCGGGTGGAGGAGTTCCGCAGCCTGGTCCGTCATCTCCAGCCCGAGCTGGCGCCGTCGGTCAACACCACGCACGGCGTCGCCGGTTCACAGGCGTTCCGCCGGGCCGTCGCCCCCGCCTATCTGCGCCGCAACCAGCAGGACGTGCTCACCGAACTCCCCGCGCTCGTGCAGGTCGACGAGTGGGAGGAGTTCAGTGAGGCCGATCAGCAGGCCTACCACGAGGCAGTGGCGGCCGGGCACTTCATGCGGATGCGCCGGGCCGCGTACGCCCACCCGGCCACGTCCGCGAAGCTGATCCGGCTGCGCGAGCTGGTCGCGGAGGCCGAGGAAAACGACTTGAAGGTCGTCGTCTTCTCCTACTTCCGCGAGGTGCTGGAAACAGTCCGACAGGCCCTGGGGGAAGGCGTGTTCGGCCCGTTGTCCGGAAGCGTTCCGGCCGCCCGGCGGCAGCAGCTGATCGACGGTTTCGCGGCTGCGGACGGCCATGCGGTGCTGCTCAGCCAGATCCAGGCGGGCGGCGTCGGGCTGAACATGCAGGCCGCATCGGTCGTCATCCTCTGCGAACCGCAGATCAAGCCGACGATGGAACACCAGGCCGTGGCCCGCGCGCACCGAATGGGCCAGATACGCACGGTCCAGGTGCACCGGCTCCTCGCGGCGGACAGCGTCGACCAGCGGATGCTGGACATCCTGGCCCGCAAGGAGCGGCTGTTCGACGCGTACGCACGGCGCAGCGACGTCGCCGAGACGACGCCGGACGCCGTGGACGTGTCGGAGGGGTCGCTGGCCCGCCGCATCGTCGAGGAGGAGCAGCAGCGTCTGGCCGCGGTGGCGGAGGCGGCGGGTCAGTGA
- a CDS encoding ABC transporter permease, which produces MSTSDEESDAHHGAQPEAQPHAHHGAHSRPLTRGEKWAAYKESPYFPATVLVFILAAAAGLFAGSYTYAMANPTPHRIPTAVVSQPDTARGKEFVAAMDKALDASLVIHVYRTPAAAREALEDQEVFTIVRSGSRGVRLDVASASGAAVAQLLAESAVKVGDTLNIPVAVADVKPLQKGDPRGLALFYISLAAVIVGFVGSIQLSVHARSLIPLERIAFTIAYSLLGAFAIAAVVDWLLGAVDLPFAESWLILAFTMFTSGMVFTMFNTLMGRWAMLPTWGVMVLLGNPSSGGAVSWPLLPSLLGHIGRWLPPGASVNAQHTAVYYQGHQKLFPFLVLAVWCLVSITVFWVWRHRHPGGRDHMPEHAAAAT; this is translated from the coding sequence ATGAGCACATCCGATGAGGAGTCCGACGCGCACCACGGGGCGCAGCCGGAGGCGCAACCCCACGCGCACCACGGGGCGCACAGCAGGCCGCTGACCAGGGGCGAGAAGTGGGCGGCGTACAAGGAGTCGCCCTACTTCCCGGCGACGGTCCTGGTGTTCATCCTGGCGGCAGCCGCGGGGCTCTTCGCCGGCTCGTACACGTACGCCATGGCCAATCCGACCCCCCACAGAATTCCGACCGCCGTGGTCAGCCAGCCGGACACTGCCCGCGGCAAGGAGTTCGTCGCCGCGATGGACAAGGCCCTCGACGCGTCCCTCGTCATCCATGTCTACCGGACGCCGGCCGCGGCGCGTGAGGCGCTGGAGGACCAGGAGGTCTTCACGATCGTGCGCTCCGGCAGCCGCGGGGTGCGGCTCGACGTGGCGAGTGCCTCCGGCGCCGCCGTCGCCCAGCTGCTCGCCGAATCCGCCGTGAAGGTGGGGGACACGCTGAACATCCCCGTTGCCGTCGCGGACGTCAAACCGCTCCAGAAGGGCGACCCCCGCGGACTCGCGCTGTTCTACATCTCGCTCGCCGCCGTGATCGTGGGATTCGTCGGCTCCATCCAGCTGAGCGTGCACGCGAGGAGCCTGATCCCCCTGGAACGGATCGCGTTCACCATCGCCTACTCGCTGCTGGGCGCCTTCGCCATCGCCGCGGTGGTGGACTGGCTGCTGGGCGCCGTCGATCTGCCCTTTGCCGAGTCCTGGCTGATCCTGGCGTTCACGATGTTCACCTCGGGCATGGTCTTCACCATGTTCAACACCCTGATGGGGCGCTGGGCCATGCTCCCGACCTGGGGCGTGATGGTGCTCCTGGGGAACCCGTCCTCCGGCGGTGCCGTGTCCTGGCCGCTGCTGCCCTCACTGCTCGGGCACATCGGACGCTGGCTGCCGCCGGGCGCCTCCGTCAACGCCCAGCACACCGCCGTCTACTACCAGGGTCACCAGAAGCTCTTCCCGTTCCTGGTGCTCGCGGTCTGGTGCCTGGTCTCCATCACGGTCTTCTGGGTGTGGCGCCACCGGCACCCGGGAGGCCGCGACCACATGCCCGAGCATGCGGCCGCGGCCACCTGA
- a CDS encoding multicopper oxidase domain-containing protein, whose translation MDRRSFNRRMLMGGGVVAATGVTSLSLGAIEATSAENPPPTAPAGGAVRHLKLYAEKLADGSMGYGFEKGKASVPGPLIEINEGDTLHIEFENTMDVAASLHAHGVDYDIASDGTRMNKSIVEPGETRTYTWRTHAPGRRKDGTWQPGSAGYWHYHDHVVGTDHGTGGIRKGLYGPVVVRRKGDILPDKTITIVFNDMTINNKPADKSPDFEATVGDRLEVVMITHGEYYHTFHIHGHRWADNRTGLLTGPDDPSRVIDTKIVGPADSFGFQVIAGEHVGAGAWMYHCHVQSHSDMGMAGMLLVAKADGTVPGHEGHAMESAPEAKKDGEAAGHGGH comes from the coding sequence ATGGATCGAAGGAGCTTCAACCGGCGGATGCTGATGGGCGGCGGGGTGGTGGCAGCGACCGGCGTGACATCGTTGTCCCTCGGCGCGATCGAGGCCACCTCCGCGGAGAACCCGCCCCCGACGGCGCCTGCGGGAGGGGCGGTGCGCCATCTCAAGCTGTACGCGGAGAAGCTGGCGGACGGCTCGATGGGGTACGGGTTCGAGAAGGGCAAGGCGTCGGTCCCCGGCCCGTTGATCGAGATCAACGAGGGCGACACGCTGCACATCGAGTTCGAGAACACGATGGACGTGGCGGCCAGCCTCCACGCACACGGCGTCGACTACGACATCGCGAGCGACGGCACCCGGATGAACAAGAGCATCGTCGAACCCGGCGAGACCCGTACGTACACCTGGCGCACCCACGCCCCGGGCCGGCGCAAGGACGGCACCTGGCAGCCGGGCAGCGCGGGTTACTGGCACTACCACGACCACGTCGTCGGTACGGACCACGGCACGGGCGGCATCCGCAAGGGGCTGTACGGGCCGGTGGTCGTGCGGCGCAAGGGCGACATCCTGCCCGACAAGACCATCACGATCGTCTTCAACGACATGACGATCAACAACAAGCCCGCCGACAAGAGCCCCGACTTCGAGGCCACGGTGGGGGACCGGCTCGAAGTCGTCATGATCACGCACGGCGAGTACTACCACACGTTCCACATCCACGGTCACCGCTGGGCGGACAACCGCACGGGCCTGCTGACCGGGCCCGACGACCCGAGCCGGGTCATCGACACGAAGATCGTCGGTCCTGCGGACTCCTTCGGCTTCCAGGTCATCGCGGGTGAACACGTGGGCGCCGGTGCCTGGATGTACCACTGCCATGTGCAGAGCCACTCCGACATGGGCATGGCCGGAATGCTGCTCGTCGCCAAGGCGGACGGGACAGTGCCGGGACACGAAGGGCACGCCATGGAGTCAGCACCGGAGGCGAAGAAGGACGGGGAGGCCGCGGGGCACGGCGGTCACTGA